In one Aquabacterium sp. OR-4 genomic region, the following are encoded:
- a CDS encoding response regulator transcription factor, producing the protein MRILIAEDDQVLADGLLRSLRATGYAVDQVGSGSEADAALAAHEFDLLILDLGLPKMHGFDVLRKLRGRGSSVPVLILTAADSVEQRVKGLDLGADDYMAKPFSLQELEARVRALTRRGLGAASNVIKHGPLTFDATGRVAYISDQMVELSARELSLLEVLLQRAGRLVSKDQLVERLCEWGEEVSNNAIEVYIHRLRKKIEQGPIRIATVRGLGYCLEKIPN; encoded by the coding sequence ATGCGGATTCTGATCGCGGAAGACGACCAGGTGCTGGCTGACGGATTGTTGCGCTCATTGCGTGCCACCGGCTATGCGGTGGACCAGGTGGGCAGTGGCAGCGAGGCCGATGCGGCGCTGGCGGCCCATGAATTCGACCTGCTGATCCTGGATCTGGGGCTGCCCAAGATGCATGGCTTCGATGTGCTGCGCAAGCTGCGCGGGCGCGGTTCGTCGGTGCCGGTGCTGATCCTCACGGCGGCCGACAGCGTGGAGCAGCGCGTCAAGGGCCTCGATCTGGGCGCCGACGACTACATGGCCAAGCCCTTCTCGCTGCAGGAGCTGGAGGCGCGGGTGCGCGCACTCACGCGGCGTGGGCTGGGCGCGGCGTCCAACGTCATCAAGCACGGTCCGCTGACCTTTGATGCCACCGGCCGCGTGGCCTACATCAGCGACCAGATGGTCGAGCTGTCGGCGCGCGAGCTCAGCCTGCTGGAGGTGCTGCTGCAGCGCGCCGGCCGGCTGGTGAGCAAGGACCAGCTGGTCGAGCGCCTGTGCGAATGGGGCGAAGAGGTGAGCAACAACGCCATCGAGGTCTACATCCACCGCCTGCGCAAGAAGATCGAGCAGGGGCCGATCCGCATCGCCACGGTGCGCGGGCTGGGCTATTGCCTGGAGAAGATCCCGAACTGA
- a CDS encoding sensor histidine kinase gives MDTPREQRSLFGEILDWMLAPLLLLWPLSVALTWLVAQSIASRPFDRDLAAMARTVARQVVVEPGSTEKPSAIRLRHPEVASEVLRTDDAERVLYQVLGARGEFVAGDRHLPVPEENPVPGQELRWRDDELQGDGVRVAYLWLPPTGVPGELPALVQVAETLDKRSRLATEIIKGVIVPQFVVLPLAVLLVWFALARGIKPLNELQQRIRRRESHDLAPLPERDVPEEVAPLVSAINDLLARLDQSMRTQKRFLADAAHQLKTPLAGLRMQAELAQREIDAGQQDAKSLGRSLQYIAHSSERAAHMVNQLLAMARAEARTLSRQPETVCLVELARETVRDFVPKAMDKRIDLGYEGPDSDDALHGRLLGHAVMARELVRNLVDNALQYTPTGGTVTVRVMDDPFGQVVVLQVEDTGPGIPEVERTLVLEPFYRALGTNADGSGLGLAIVNEIVQQHAAEMTIADARPRSLAAAQGQGPGALFTVRFPLVAWTPTVADAAQSSAGPPQDD, from the coding sequence ATGGACACCCCCCGCGAACAGCGCTCGCTCTTCGGCGAGATCCTCGACTGGATGCTCGCGCCGCTGCTCTTGCTGTGGCCGCTGAGCGTGGCGCTGACCTGGCTGGTGGCCCAAAGCATTGCCAGCCGGCCGTTTGACCGCGACCTGGCGGCGATGGCGCGCACCGTGGCCCGCCAGGTGGTGGTGGAGCCGGGCAGCACCGAGAAGCCCAGCGCGATCCGCCTGCGCCATCCCGAGGTGGCCAGCGAGGTGTTGCGCACCGACGATGCCGAGCGCGTGCTGTACCAGGTGCTGGGCGCCCGCGGCGAGTTCGTGGCCGGTGACCGCCACCTGCCGGTGCCCGAGGAGAACCCGGTGCCCGGCCAGGAGCTGCGCTGGCGCGATGACGAGCTGCAGGGCGACGGTGTGCGCGTGGCCTACCTGTGGCTGCCGCCCACCGGCGTGCCGGGGGAGCTGCCGGCCCTGGTGCAGGTGGCCGAGACGCTGGACAAGCGCTCGCGTCTGGCCACCGAGATCATCAAGGGCGTGATCGTGCCGCAGTTCGTGGTGCTGCCGCTGGCGGTGCTGCTGGTGTGGTTTGCGCTGGCGCGCGGCATCAAGCCGCTCAACGAGCTGCAGCAGCGCATCCGCCGCCGCGAGAGCCACGACCTGGCGCCGCTGCCCGAGCGCGATGTGCCCGAAGAGGTGGCGCCGCTGGTGAGCGCCATCAACGACCTGCTGGCGCGGCTGGACCAGTCGATGCGCACGCAAAAGCGTTTTCTGGCCGACGCCGCGCACCAGCTGAAGACGCCGCTGGCCGGCCTGCGCATGCAGGCCGAGCTGGCCCAGCGCGAGATCGATGCCGGCCAGCAGGACGCCAAGTCGCTCGGGCGCTCGCTGCAGTACATCGCCCACTCGAGTGAGCGCGCGGCGCACATGGTCAACCAGCTGCTGGCCATGGCCCGGGCCGAGGCGCGCACGCTGTCGCGCCAGCCCGAGACCGTGTGCCTGGTGGAACTGGCGCGCGAGACGGTGCGCGACTTCGTGCCCAAGGCGATGGACAAGCGCATCGACCTCGGCTACGAGGGCCCCGACAGCGACGACGCGCTGCACGGCCGGCTGCTGGGCCATGCGGTGATGGCGCGCGAGCTGGTGCGCAACCTGGTGGACAACGCGCTGCAGTACACGCCCACCGGCGGCACGGTGACGGTGCGCGTGATGGACGACCCCTTCGGCCAGGTGGTGGTGCTGCAGGTGGAGGACACCGGCCCGGGCATTCCCGAGGTCGAGCGCACCCTGGTGCTGGAGCCCTTCTACCGTGCGCTGGGCACCAACGCCGACGGCAGCGGCCTGGGTCTGGCCATCGTCAACGAGATCGTGCAGCAGCACGCGGCCGAGATGACGATCGCCGACGCCCGGCCACGCAGCCTGGCCGCCGCGCAGGGCCAGGGGCCCGGCGCGCTGTTCACGGTGCGCTTTCCGCTGGTGGCGTGGACACCGACGGTGGCAGACGCGGCTCAGTCGAGCGCCGGGCCGCCCCAAGACGACTGA
- the rodA gene encoding rod shape-determining protein RodA, protein MSNVFERPSLWQRVRPVLGGFDGPLAVLVLALAGLGMLTMYSVGFDHGTRFADHGRNMLIGGLVMLVAAQVPPQRLQALALPLYTLGVLLLVATLAFGVTKKGATRWINLGIVIQPSEIMKLAMPLMLAWWFQKREGQWRAPEFAVAGALLLLPVMLVAKQPDLGTAILVLSSGLYVLFFAGLSWRLIVPVLLLAAVGIGAIVVSGDALCQPDVAWHVLRDYQKQRVCTLLDPTRDPLGKGFHILQGMIAIGSGGITGKGFMSGTQTHLEFIPERTTDFVFAGFAEEFGLLGAALLLSCYIALILRGLFIAAQAPTAFSRLLAGAITLSFFTYGFVNLGMVSGILPVVGVPLPFISYGGTAMVTLGLALGMLMSISRSRGLMQR, encoded by the coding sequence ATGAGCAACGTCTTCGAGCGCCCCAGCCTGTGGCAGCGCGTGCGGCCGGTGCTGGGCGGGTTCGACGGCCCGCTGGCGGTGCTGGTGCTGGCACTGGCCGGCCTGGGCATGCTCACCATGTACTCGGTGGGCTTCGACCACGGCACCCGCTTTGCCGACCACGGCCGCAACATGCTGATCGGCGGCCTGGTGATGCTGGTGGCGGCCCAGGTGCCGCCGCAGCGCCTGCAGGCCCTGGCGCTGCCGCTGTACACGCTGGGCGTGCTGCTGCTGGTGGCCACGCTGGCCTTCGGCGTCACCAAGAAGGGCGCCACGCGCTGGATCAACCTGGGCATCGTGATCCAGCCCAGCGAGATCATGAAGCTGGCCATGCCGCTGATGCTGGCCTGGTGGTTCCAGAAGCGCGAGGGCCAGTGGCGCGCACCCGAATTTGCCGTGGCCGGGGCGCTGCTGCTGCTGCCGGTGATGCTGGTGGCCAAGCAACCCGACCTGGGCACGGCCATCCTGGTGCTCTCGTCGGGGCTGTACGTGCTGTTCTTTGCCGGCCTGTCGTGGCGGCTGATCGTGCCGGTATTGCTGCTGGCCGCCGTCGGCATTGGAGCCATCGTGGTCAGCGGCGATGCGCTGTGCCAACCCGATGTGGCCTGGCATGTGCTGCGCGACTACCAGAAGCAGCGCGTGTGCACCCTGCTCGACCCCACCCGCGATCCGCTGGGCAAGGGCTTCCACATCCTGCAGGGCATGATCGCCATCGGCTCGGGCGGCATCACCGGCAAGGGCTTCATGAGCGGCACGCAGACGCACCTGGAGTTCATCCCCGAGCGCACCACCGATTTCGTGTTCGCCGGTTTCGCCGAGGAGTTCGGGCTGCTCGGCGCCGCGCTGCTGCTGAGCTGCTACATCGCGCTGATCCTGCGCGGCCTGTTCATCGCCGCGCAGGCGCCCACCGCGTTTTCGCGCCTGCTGGCCGGCGCCATCACGCTGAGCTTCTTCACCTACGGCTTCGTCAACCTGGGCATGGTCAGCGGCATCCTGCCGGTGGTGGGCGTGCCGCTGCCCTTCATCAGCTACGGCGGCACAGCGATGGTGACGCTGGGCCTGGCGCTGGGCATGCTGATGTCGATCTCGCGCAGCCGCGGCCTGATGCAGCGCTAG
- the mrdA gene encoding penicillin-binding protein 2 has protein sequence MTELKDLDRELGRFRTRLVAAALFVLLGFGLLGARLWWLQVVRHDELAEQAEANRIAVVPTVPNRGLIVDRHGVVLATNYSAYTLEITPAKVQGELERVIDALAEVVEIAPKDRRRFKRLLDESKSFESLPIRNRLSDEELARFTAQRYRFPGVDVRARLFRTYPLGETGAHLVGYIGRINTSEKKAMEDWDDDDQANYRGTEVIGKLGLEQRYERELHGTTGFDQVETSAGGRAVRRLGSHPATPGNTLALSVDIRLQHLVEELFGERRGALVAIDPRTGEVLAFVSKPSFDPNLFVDGIDVESWRELNESIDKPLLNRALRSAYPPGSTYKPFMSLAALATGKRTPQQAIADPGYFNFGNHRFRDDKEGGHGVVDMYRSIVQSCDTYYYVLANEMGVDLIAEQMAPFGFGQITGIDLDGEVRGVLPSTEWKKRAYRKPEQKRWYAGETISIGIGQGYNNYTILQLAHATATLAAGGQRHTPHLVRQVVDVVSGSARPVGTEALPPVPIRADHLEVIRRALVGVNVEGTSASAFRGAAYQAAGKTGTAQVVAIKQGEKYNAAKLAEHLRDHALYMAYAPAEAPQVAVALIVENAGFGAQAAAPIARRVFDYVLQGQWPSVEDIAATRLGQTTAPIGSVRRALDVALPGQAASLPASAASAAGSAPAPSASASAPASAARVALASAAAGPAALKTAGTRR, from the coding sequence ACCGCATCGCGGTGGTGCCCACCGTGCCCAACCGCGGCCTGATCGTTGACCGCCATGGCGTGGTGCTGGCCACCAACTACTCGGCCTACACCCTCGAGATCACGCCGGCCAAGGTGCAGGGCGAGCTCGAGCGCGTGATCGACGCGCTGGCCGAGGTGGTGGAGATCGCGCCCAAGGACCGCCGCCGCTTCAAGCGCCTGCTCGACGAGAGCAAGAGCTTCGAGTCGCTGCCCATCCGCAACCGCCTGAGCGACGAGGAGCTGGCCCGCTTCACGGCCCAGCGCTACCGCTTTCCGGGCGTGGATGTGCGTGCGCGGCTGTTTCGCACCTATCCGCTGGGCGAGACCGGGGCGCATCTGGTGGGCTACATCGGCCGCATCAACACCAGCGAAAAGAAGGCCATGGAGGACTGGGACGACGACGACCAGGCCAACTACCGCGGCACCGAGGTGATCGGCAAGCTGGGCCTGGAGCAGCGCTACGAGCGTGAGCTGCACGGCACCACCGGCTTCGACCAGGTGGAAACCTCGGCCGGCGGCCGCGCCGTGCGCCGCCTGGGCAGCCATCCGGCCACGCCGGGCAACACCCTGGCGCTGAGCGTCGACATCCGCCTGCAGCACCTGGTGGAAGAGCTGTTCGGCGAGCGCCGCGGCGCGCTGGTGGCCATCGATCCGCGCACGGGCGAGGTGCTGGCCTTCGTCAGCAAGCCCAGCTTCGACCCCAATCTGTTCGTCGACGGCATCGATGTGGAGAGCTGGCGCGAGCTGAACGAATCGATCGACAAGCCGCTGCTCAACCGCGCGCTGCGCAGCGCCTATCCGCCGGGCTCGACCTACAAGCCCTTCATGTCGCTGGCCGCGCTGGCCACCGGCAAGCGCACGCCGCAGCAGGCCATTGCCGACCCCGGCTACTTCAACTTCGGCAACCACCGCTTCCGCGACGACAAGGAGGGCGGCCACGGCGTGGTCGACATGTACCGCTCCATCGTGCAGAGCTGCGACACCTACTACTACGTGCTGGCCAACGAGATGGGCGTCGACCTGATCGCCGAGCAGATGGCGCCCTTCGGCTTTGGCCAGATCACCGGCATCGACCTCGACGGCGAGGTGCGCGGCGTGCTGCCCTCCACCGAGTGGAAGAAGCGCGCCTACCGCAAGCCCGAGCAAAAGCGCTGGTACGCCGGCGAGACCATCTCCATCGGCATCGGCCAGGGCTACAACAACTACACCATCCTGCAGCTGGCGCACGCCACGGCCACGCTGGCCGCCGGCGGCCAGCGCCACACGCCGCACCTGGTGCGCCAGGTGGTCGACGTGGTCTCGGGCAGCGCCCGCCCGGTGGGCACCGAGGCGCTGCCGCCGGTGCCGATCCGCGCCGACCACCTCGAGGTGATCCGCCGCGCGCTGGTGGGCGTGAACGTCGAGGGCACCTCGGCCTCGGCCTTCCGCGGCGCCGCCTACCAGGCCGCGGGCAAGACCGGCACGGCCCAGGTGGTGGCCATCAAGCAGGGCGAGAAGTACAACGCCGCCAAGCTGGCCGAGCACCTGCGCGACCATGCGCTGTACATGGCCTACGCCCCGGCCGAGGCGCCGCAGGTGGCCGTGGCGCTGATCGTCGAGAACGCCGGCTTCGGCGCCCAGGCCGCCGCGCCCATTGCCCGCCGCGTGTTCGACTACGTGCTGCAGGGCCAGTGGCCCAGCGTGGAAGACATCGCCGCCACACGCCTGGGCCAGACCACCGCGCCGATCGGCAGCGTGCGCCGTGCGCTGGACGTTGCGCTGCCGGGCCAGGCCGCCTCGCTGCCGGCCTCGGCGGCCTCGGCGGCCGGGTCTGCGCCCGCGCCGTCTGCGTCTGCGTCCGCACCGGCGTCCGCGGCCAGGGTGGCCCTGGCCAGCGCCGCGGCCGGCCCGGCGGCGTTGAAAACCGCGGGAACCAGGCGATGA